A single window of Nyctibius grandis isolate bNycGra1 chromosome Z, bNycGra1.pri, whole genome shotgun sequence DNA harbors:
- the SIGMAR1 gene encoding sigma non-opioid intracellular receptor 1 produces the protein MGAAWGRRALRAGLALGALALVLQGLRGWLASKRYEFSAAEIAQLARHHAGLDHELAFSKIIVELRKKHPGHILPDEDLQWVFVNAGGWMGSMCLLHASLTEYVLLFGTAIDTGGHSGRYWADISDTVISGTFRQWKEGTTRSEIYYPGDTIVHQAGEATSVQWSAGTWMVEYGRGFIPSTLAFALADTFFSTQDFITLFYTLRVYAKGLLLEANAFFSTLGC, from the exons atgGGGGCGGCGtgggggcggcgggcgctgcgggCCGGGCTGGCGCTGGGCGCGCTGGCGctggtgctgcaggggctgcggggctggctgGCCTCCAAACGGTACGAGTTCAGCGCCGCCGAGATCGCCCAGCTCGCCCGGCACCACGCGG ggctggaccATGAGCTGGCTTTCTCCAAGATCATCGTGGAGCTACGGAAGAAGCACCCAGGCCACATCCTGCCGGACGAGGACCTGCAGTGGGTGTTCGTGAACGCAGGTGGGTGGATGGGTTCCATGTGCCTCCTGCACGCCTCGCTCACCGAGTACGTGCTGCTCTTCGGAACAGCCATCGACACTGGCGGCCACTCGG GTCGGTACTGGGCAGATATCTCTGACACCGTCATCTCGGGGACCTTCCGGCAGTGGAAGGAGGGAACCACCAGAAGTGAGATCTACTATCCAG GGGACACCATCGTGCACCAGGCGGGAGAGGCCACGTCAGTGCAGTGGAGTGCGGGCACCTGGATGGTGGAGTACGGCCGGGGCTTCATCCCCTCCACGCTCGCCTTCGCCCTGGCTGACACCTTCTTCAGCACTCAGGACTTCATCACCCTCTTCTACACGCTGCGTGTCTATGCCAAGGGCCTGCTCCTGGAAGCCAATGCCTTCTTCAGCACCTTGGGCTGCTGA